Proteins found in one Channa argus isolate prfri chromosome 7, Channa argus male v1.0, whole genome shotgun sequence genomic segment:
- the etfb gene encoding electron transfer flavoprotein subunit beta isoform X1 — MSGRVLVGVKRVIDYAVKIRVKPDNSGVVTDGVKHSMNPFCEIAVEEAVKLKEKKLIKEVVAVSCGPQQAQETIRTALAMGADRGIHVEVTGKDYEALGPLQVSKILAALVKKEDAQLVILGKQAIDDDCNQTGQMTAALLDWPQGTFASEVSLEGDKVKVIREIDGGLETIKINTPAVLTADLRLNTPRYATLPNIMKAKKKKIANMKPADLGVDVTSRLEVLRVDEPPQRQAGVKVETVEDLVAKLKEAGRI, encoded by the exons ATGTCTGGCCGTGTTCTTGTTGGCGTTAAACGTGTCATTGACTATGCAGTTAAG ATTCGTGTGAAGCCAGACAACAGTGGTGTCGTGACGGATGGCGTTAAGCACTCAATGAACCCCTTCTGTGAGATTGCTGTTGAGGAGGCAGTTAAGCTGAAGGAGAAGAAGCTTATTAAGGAGGTTGTGGCTGTCAGCTGTGGGCCACAGCAAGCGCAG GAGACCATCCGTACTGCCCTTGCCATGGGGGCTGACCGTGGCATTCACGTGGAAGTGACTGGGAAAGACTATGAAGCATTGGGACCTTTGCAGGTCTCAAAGATTCTGGCCGCTTTAGTCAAGAAGGAAGACGCTCAACTTGTCATCCTTGGCAAACAG GCCATCGACGATGACTGCAATCAAACTGGCCAGATGACAGCAGCTTTACTGGACTGGCCCCAG GGTACCTTCGCATCAGAAGTGTCACTGGAAGGAGATAAGGTTAAAGTGATTAGAGAAATTGATGGTGGCCTGGAGACAATAAAGATTAACACACCAGCAGTGTTGACCGCAGATCTTCGACTCAACACTCCCAGATATGCCACCCTACCTAATATCATG AAagccaagaagaagaaaatagcTAACATGAAGCCTGCAGACTTAGGCGTGGATGTCACATCACGGTTGGAGGTGTTGAGAGTGGACGAGCCACCCCAGAGGCAGGCAGGAGTAAAGGTGGAGACAGTGGAGGACCTGGTGGCCAAACTGAAGGAAGCAGGAAGGATATAG
- the etfb gene encoding electron transfer flavoprotein subunit beta isoform X2 yields the protein MNPFCEIAVEEAVKLKEKKLIKEVVAVSCGPQQAQETIRTALAMGADRGIHVEVTGKDYEALGPLQVSKILAALVKKEDAQLVILGKQAIDDDCNQTGQMTAALLDWPQGTFASEVSLEGDKVKVIREIDGGLETIKINTPAVLTADLRLNTPRYATLPNIMKAKKKKIANMKPADLGVDVTSRLEVLRVDEPPQRQAGVKVETVEDLVAKLKEAGRI from the exons ATGAACCCCTTCTGTGAGATTGCTGTTGAGGAGGCAGTTAAGCTGAAGGAGAAGAAGCTTATTAAGGAGGTTGTGGCTGTCAGCTGTGGGCCACAGCAAGCGCAG GAGACCATCCGTACTGCCCTTGCCATGGGGGCTGACCGTGGCATTCACGTGGAAGTGACTGGGAAAGACTATGAAGCATTGGGACCTTTGCAGGTCTCAAAGATTCTGGCCGCTTTAGTCAAGAAGGAAGACGCTCAACTTGTCATCCTTGGCAAACAG GCCATCGACGATGACTGCAATCAAACTGGCCAGATGACAGCAGCTTTACTGGACTGGCCCCAG GGTACCTTCGCATCAGAAGTGTCACTGGAAGGAGATAAGGTTAAAGTGATTAGAGAAATTGATGGTGGCCTGGAGACAATAAAGATTAACACACCAGCAGTGTTGACCGCAGATCTTCGACTCAACACTCCCAGATATGCCACCCTACCTAATATCATG AAagccaagaagaagaaaatagcTAACATGAAGCCTGCAGACTTAGGCGTGGATGTCACATCACGGTTGGAGGTGTTGAGAGTGGACGAGCCACCCCAGAGGCAGGCAGGAGTAAAGGTGGAGACAGTGGAGGACCTGGTGGCCAAACTGAAGGAAGCAGGAAGGATATAG
- the usf2l gene encoding upstream stimulatory factor 2 isoform X1, with amino-acid sequence MDILEHSLDSSSQEKQEEEVVQATEDGTGEEHAAVRIASVQQAAAFGDQNIQYQFRTEGGQVTYRVVQVTDQHTEERDEGEGAVSVVSTAAFTGAPQAVAQAVIQNPFSNGGSPAGEAVGGETRFAYFPTTAVSDGTVSVQAATDPTLTQAGATGQFYVMMSPSDVIQTGTARTIAPRTQPYPADENELLQLEGLNWKMDGPRTPRDERRRAQHNEVERRRRDKINNWIVTLSKIIPDCNMDSTKTGASKGGILSKACDYIRELRQSNQRLQESLKEVERLQMDNELCRQQIEELKNENALLRAQLQQHGIEMVGE; translated from the exons ATGGATATTCTTGAACACAGTCTGGACAGCTCAAG CCAAGAAAAGCAAGAGGAAGAAGTTGTCCAGGCAACTGAAG ACGGAACAGGAGAGGAGCACGCAGCCGTTAGAATAGCCAGTGTCCAGCAGGCTGCAGCATTTGGTGACCAAAACATCCAGTATCAGTTCCGCACCGAGGGTGGGCAG GTGACCTACCGTGTTGTTCAGGTGACTGACCAGCACACTGAGGAAAGAGATGAGGGGGAAGGAGCAGTGAGCGTGGTCTCGACAGCTGCCTTCACCGGGGCTCCTCAGGCCGTGGCTCAG GCTGTGATCCAAAACCCCTTCAGTAATGGAGGAAGCCCAGCAGGAGAGGCAGTGGGAGGGGAGACACGCTTTGCTTATTTCCCCACAACAGCAGTGAGCGACGGGACTGTGTCTGTGCAGGCCGCTACAGACCCCACACTCACTCAGGCGGGGG CTACTGGCCAGTTTTATGTGATGATGAGCCCCTCCGATGTCATTCAGACAGGCACGGCACGAACCATAGCCCCACGCACACAACCCTACCCTGC AGATGAAAACGAGCTGCTGCAACTTGAAGGTTTAAACTG gaAAATGGATGGACCGCGAACACCAAGAGATGAAAGGAGAAGAGCACAACATAATGAAG TTGAGAGGCGGCGAAGAGACAAGATCAACAATTGGATTGTCACCCTTTCCAAGATCATCCCAGACTGCAATATGGACAGCACCAAGACTGGAGCG AGTAAAGGAGGCATCCTGTCCAAGGCGTGTGACTACATCCGTGAGCTGAGGCAAAGCAACCAGAGACTGCAGGAGAGTCTAAAGGAAGTGGAGAGGCTACAGATGGACAATGAGTTGTGCAGGCAGCAG ATTGAAGAGCTGAAGAATGAGAACGCTTTGCTCCGAGCACAACTCCAGCAGCACGGCATTGAGATGGTTGGAGAGTGA
- the usf2l gene encoding upstream stimulatory factor 2 isoform X2 has translation MDILEHSLDSSSQEKQEEEVVQATEDGTGEEHAAVRIASVQQAAAFGDQNIQYQFRTEGGQVTYRVVQVTDQHTEERDEGEGAVSVVSTAAFTGAPQAVAQAVIQNPFSNGGSPAGEAVGGETRFAYFPTTAVSDGTVSVQAATDPTLTQAGATGQFYVMMSPSDVIQTGTARTIAPRTQPYPAKMDGPRTPRDERRRAQHNEVERRRRDKINNWIVTLSKIIPDCNMDSTKTGASKGGILSKACDYIRELRQSNQRLQESLKEVERLQMDNELCRQQIEELKNENALLRAQLQQHGIEMVGE, from the exons ATGGATATTCTTGAACACAGTCTGGACAGCTCAAG CCAAGAAAAGCAAGAGGAAGAAGTTGTCCAGGCAACTGAAG ACGGAACAGGAGAGGAGCACGCAGCCGTTAGAATAGCCAGTGTCCAGCAGGCTGCAGCATTTGGTGACCAAAACATCCAGTATCAGTTCCGCACCGAGGGTGGGCAG GTGACCTACCGTGTTGTTCAGGTGACTGACCAGCACACTGAGGAAAGAGATGAGGGGGAAGGAGCAGTGAGCGTGGTCTCGACAGCTGCCTTCACCGGGGCTCCTCAGGCCGTGGCTCAG GCTGTGATCCAAAACCCCTTCAGTAATGGAGGAAGCCCAGCAGGAGAGGCAGTGGGAGGGGAGACACGCTTTGCTTATTTCCCCACAACAGCAGTGAGCGACGGGACTGTGTCTGTGCAGGCCGCTACAGACCCCACACTCACTCAGGCGGGGG CTACTGGCCAGTTTTATGTGATGATGAGCCCCTCCGATGTCATTCAGACAGGCACGGCACGAACCATAGCCCCACGCACACAACCCTACCCTGC gaAAATGGATGGACCGCGAACACCAAGAGATGAAAGGAGAAGAGCACAACATAATGAAG TTGAGAGGCGGCGAAGAGACAAGATCAACAATTGGATTGTCACCCTTTCCAAGATCATCCCAGACTGCAATATGGACAGCACCAAGACTGGAGCG AGTAAAGGAGGCATCCTGTCCAAGGCGTGTGACTACATCCGTGAGCTGAGGCAAAGCAACCAGAGACTGCAGGAGAGTCTAAAGGAAGTGGAGAGGCTACAGATGGACAATGAGTTGTGCAGGCAGCAG ATTGAAGAGCTGAAGAATGAGAACGCTTTGCTCCGAGCACAACTCCAGCAGCACGGCATTGAGATGGTTGGAGAGTGA
- the usf2l gene encoding upstream stimulatory factor 2 isoform X3 yields the protein MINKSTSQVTYRVVQVTDQHTEERDEGEGAVSVVSTAAFTGAPQAVAQAVIQNPFSNGGSPAGEAVGGETRFAYFPTTAVSDGTVSVQAATDPTLTQAGATGQFYVMMSPSDVIQTGTARTIAPRTQPYPADENELLQLEGLNWKMDGPRTPRDERRRAQHNEVERRRRDKINNWIVTLSKIIPDCNMDSTKTGASKGGILSKACDYIRELRQSNQRLQESLKEVERLQMDNELCRQQIEELKNENALLRAQLQQHGIEMVGE from the exons ATGATAAACAAATCTACAAGTCAG GTGACCTACCGTGTTGTTCAGGTGACTGACCAGCACACTGAGGAAAGAGATGAGGGGGAAGGAGCAGTGAGCGTGGTCTCGACAGCTGCCTTCACCGGGGCTCCTCAGGCCGTGGCTCAG GCTGTGATCCAAAACCCCTTCAGTAATGGAGGAAGCCCAGCAGGAGAGGCAGTGGGAGGGGAGACACGCTTTGCTTATTTCCCCACAACAGCAGTGAGCGACGGGACTGTGTCTGTGCAGGCCGCTACAGACCCCACACTCACTCAGGCGGGGG CTACTGGCCAGTTTTATGTGATGATGAGCCCCTCCGATGTCATTCAGACAGGCACGGCACGAACCATAGCCCCACGCACACAACCCTACCCTGC AGATGAAAACGAGCTGCTGCAACTTGAAGGTTTAAACTG gaAAATGGATGGACCGCGAACACCAAGAGATGAAAGGAGAAGAGCACAACATAATGAAG TTGAGAGGCGGCGAAGAGACAAGATCAACAATTGGATTGTCACCCTTTCCAAGATCATCCCAGACTGCAATATGGACAGCACCAAGACTGGAGCG AGTAAAGGAGGCATCCTGTCCAAGGCGTGTGACTACATCCGTGAGCTGAGGCAAAGCAACCAGAGACTGCAGGAGAGTCTAAAGGAAGTGGAGAGGCTACAGATGGACAATGAGTTGTGCAGGCAGCAG ATTGAAGAGCTGAAGAATGAGAACGCTTTGCTCCGAGCACAACTCCAGCAGCACGGCATTGAGATGGTTGGAGAGTGA
- the hamp gene encoding hepcidin-1 yields the protein MKAFSIAVAVTLVLAFICILESSAVPFSGVRELEEAGSNDTPVAAHQEMSTESWMMTNHIRQKRQSHISLCRYCCKCCKTKGCGFCCSF from the exons ATGAAGGCATTCAGCATTGCAGTTGCAGTGACACTCGTGCTCGCCTTTATTTGCATTCTGGAGAGCTCTGCCGTCCCATTCAGCGGG GTGCGAGAGCTGGAGGAGGCAGGGAGCAATGACACTCCAGTTGCGGCACATCAAGAGATGTCAACGGAATCGTGGATG ATGACGAATCACATCAGACAGAAGCGTCAGAGCCACATCTCCCTGTGCCGCTACTGCTGCAAATGCTGCAAGACCAAGGgctgtggtttctgctgcagcttctga